The following nucleotide sequence is from Streptomyces brevispora.
CTTCCTCTTCCAGTTCGTCGCGATCTGGAACAACTTCCTGCTGCCGTACATCATGCTCGGCGACGACGAGAAGTTCCCGGTCACGCTGGGGCTCTACACCCTTCTCCAGCAGGGCTCCACCACTCCGGCCCTCTATACCCTGGTGATCACGGGGGCGCTCCTGGCGATCGTCCCGCTGATCGCCCTGTTCCTGGTCATTCAGCGTTTCTGGAGCCTCGACCTGCTCTCCGGCGCCGTAAAGTCCTGACGGGCCCCGCCAGGACACCACTTGATGAAAGATCACGCACCATGAGCCGCACAGAACAGACCGGTACGGGACGCCGCCGGCCACCGACGATCCACGATGTGGCGCGGGAGGCCGGAGTCTCGCGCGGCACGGTCTCGCGGGTGCTCAACGGCGGCCACAACGTCAGCCCGGCCGCACTCGACGCGGTCAACTCCGCCATCCGCAAGACCGGTTACACCGTGAACCGGCACGCCAGGTCGCTGATCACGGGCCGCTCCGACTCGGTGGCGTTCCTGCTCACCGAGCCCCAGGAGCGGTTCTTCGAGGACCCGAACTTCAATGTGCTGCTGCGCGGCTGCACCAGCGCGCTCGCCGCGCACGACATCCCGCTGCTGCTGATGATCGCCGGTACGGAGGCGGAGCGCCGCCGGAACATGCGGTACATCGCCGGCCATGTGGACGGGGTCCTGCTGGTCTCCAGCCACTCCGGCGACCCGGTCGCCGCCCAGCTGCACGAGGCAGGGGTCCCCCTGGTCGCCTGCGGAAAGCCGCTCGGGCAGGGCTCGAAGGTCAGTTACGTGGCGGCCGACGACCGGGACGGCGCCCGGGACATGGTGCGCTTCCTGTACGAGTCGGGGCGCCGCCGGATCGGTACGGTCAGCGGCCCGCTGGACACCCCGGGCGGCGTGGAGCGGCTGGCCGGCTACCGCGAGATGCTCGCCGACTGCGGGCTGCCCGCAGACGACGCGCTGATCGTGCCGGGCGACTACAGCCGGGCGGGCGGCGAGGCGGCCGCCGCGCTGCTGCTGGAGCGGGTCCCGGACCTGGACGCGGTGTTCGTCGCCTCGGACCTGATGGCGCAGGGGGTGCTCGCCGCGCTGGAGAAGGCGGGGCGCAGCGTGCCGCACGATGTCGCGGTGGGCGGCTTCGACGACTCCCCCGCCGCGCTCGCCTCCCGTCCCGCGCTGACGACGATCCGTCAGCCGTGGGACCGGATCAGCGCCGAGATGGTACGGGTGCTGCTGGCCCAGATCGGCGGGGACGACCCGGCCGCGGTGATACTCCCCACCGAACTGGTCCGCCGCGACTCGGCGTGAGACCCGGGGCTCCGGCCGCGGCGCCCGGGGAACGCCGCCCGGTCCGCGGCGGGGAAGGGGCCGCCGACCGCACGCGCCGACGGCGCGGCCGGGGCCACGGGGTCACGGGGTCACGGGGTCACGGGGTCAGCCCGACAGCACGTCCAGCGCACGGTCCACGTCGGCCTCGGTGTTGTACAGGTGGAAGGCCGCCCGCAGGTTGCCGGCCCGGTTGGAGACCATCACCCCGGCCCGTACCAACTCCGCCGCCCTGTCCCCGAGTCCGGGCACCGCGACCACGGCCGTCTCCCCCGGCACCGCCTCGCGCCCCAGCCCGGCCAGACCGGCCCGGAAGCGGGCGGCGAGCCCGGTGGCGTGGCCGTGGACGGCGTCGATGCCGATCTCGTTCAGCAGCGCGAGGGAGCGCTCGGCGCCGTGGTACGAGAGGAACGCGGGCGGCTCGTCGTAGCGGCGGGCGTCGGGCGCGAGCTTGGCGACCGGCCCGTAGGTGCTGCCCCACCGGTCCTCGGCCGTGACCCACCCGGCGAAGACCGGAGCCAGGGACTGCTGCGCCTCCTCGGTGACGGTGAGGAACGACGCGCCGCGCGGGCAGAGCAGGAATTTGTAGCCGCCCGCGACGGTGTAGTCGTACGCCCCGGCATCGAGCGGCAGCCAGCCCGCGGACTGGGTGGCGTCCAGGAGCGTACGGGCCCCGTGGGCGGCCGCGGCGGCCCGGACCGCGTCCAGATCCGCGATCCGGCCGTCGGCCGACTGCACGGCGGAGAAGGCGACGAGCGCGGTCCCCGGGCGCACCGAGTCGGCCAGCTCCGCCAGCGGGACATACCGCATCCGGAGGTCACCGCGGACCGCGAACGGGGTGACGACCGAGCTGAACTCCCCCTCGGGCA
It contains:
- a CDS encoding LacI family DNA-binding transcriptional regulator, which translates into the protein MSRTEQTGTGRRRPPTIHDVAREAGVSRGTVSRVLNGGHNVSPAALDAVNSAIRKTGYTVNRHARSLITGRSDSVAFLLTEPQERFFEDPNFNVLLRGCTSALAAHDIPLLLMIAGTEAERRRNMRYIAGHVDGVLLVSSHSGDPVAAQLHEAGVPLVACGKPLGQGSKVSYVAADDRDGARDMVRFLYESGRRRIGTVSGPLDTPGGVERLAGYREMLADCGLPADDALIVPGDYSRAGGEAAAALLLERVPDLDAVFVASDLMAQGVLAALEKAGRSVPHDVAVGGFDDSPAALASRPALTTIRQPWDRISAEMVRVLLAQIGGDDPAAVILPTELVRRDSA
- a CDS encoding aminotransferase class V-fold PLP-dependent enzyme produces the protein MMISSLSRAVDAEFAPETAYLNTSTCGLLPRRTVDAVKVLAEQNATGRRDGAGDFEALDGARDGFARLAGVGADRVAVGSSVSVHVGLIACSLPAGAEVLVPEGEFSSVVTPFAVRGDLRMRYVPLAELADSVRPGTALVAFSAVQSADGRIADLDAVRAAAAAHGARTLLDATQSAGWLPLDAGAYDYTVAGGYKFLLCPRGASFLTVTEEAQQSLAPVFAGWVTAEDRWGSTYGPVAKLAPDARRYDEPPAFLSYHGAERSLALLNEIGIDAVHGHATGLAARFRAGLAGLGREAVPGETAVVAVPGLGDRAAELVRAGVMVSNRAGNLRAAFHLYNTEADVDRALDVLSG